A single genomic interval of Lewinellaceae bacterium harbors:
- a CDS encoding YHS domain protein translates to MKNFNVDEHHVGLMGYDPISYFLDAPEKGNPNWTAIHEGITYFFGSEANRNTFTLNPEKYVPAYGGWCAYAMALKGQKVDVDPLTYKIVEGRLLLFYNKRASNTLKLWNQLPDPEFELLNKADVTWKKILKEH, encoded by the coding sequence CTGAAGAATTTCAATGTTGATGAACATCACGTTGGGCTCATGGGTTATGACCCTATCTCCTATTTCCTGGATGCTCCTGAGAAGGGAAATCCCAATTGGACAGCAATCCATGAAGGCATCACCTATTTTTTTGGCAGTGAAGCAAACCGGAATACGTTCACCTTGAATCCCGAAAAATATGTGCCTGCCTATGGTGGGTGGTGTGCCTATGCCATGGCACTGAAAGGTCAAAAGGTTGATGTTGATCCGCTTACTTATAAGATCGTCGAAGGTCGATTGTTATTATTTTACAACAAAAGAGCCTCCAATACGCTAAAGCTCTGGAACCAGCTGCCCGATCCGGAATTTGAATTGCTTAATAAAGCGGATGTCACCTGGAAAAAAATACTGAAAGAACATTGA
- a CDS encoding sulfatase, whose protein sequence is MKTLKITALIYLTIIFSCTDPVETSANGKNDQPLNFIILFADDLGYGDLGVYGHPTIRTPRLDKMANEGQKWTNFYVGASVCTPSRAALLTGRLPVRSGMTSRVNRVLFPDSKNGLPAEEITLAEQLKKAGYATACVGKWHLGSKEQYLPTNNGFDYYYGIPYSNDMDNVADFQAIGGYMNFWKTAARKDINMFQVPLMRNTEIIERPANQHTITKRYTDESIKFINEHKESPFFLYLAYNLPHVPLFASKEFEGTSPRGLYGDVVEEIDYNVGRVLDTLAAMGLAENTIVVFTSDNGPWLIMNQEGGSAGLLRNGKGSTWEGGMREPCIFWSPGNIKPGLVTGIGTTMDLFTTFSTLAGVAIPDDRVIDGIDISATLFENAPSPRNEMFYYRGDWLYAVRVGDYKAHFITQEAYEPEVTRHDPPLLYNVNVDPSEQFDIAADYPEVIEQINEVVKKHNEKLIKGPDMLKEREIAGTN, encoded by the coding sequence ATGAAAACTTTAAAGATCACAGCGCTCATTTATCTGACCATTATTTTTTCTTGTACAGATCCCGTAGAAACTTCCGCCAACGGAAAAAACGATCAGCCGCTTAATTTCATCATATTGTTTGCTGATGATTTGGGATATGGCGATCTGGGAGTCTATGGGCACCCTACCATCCGTACTCCACGATTGGATAAAATGGCCAATGAGGGCCAGAAATGGACCAATTTTTATGTAGGTGCCAGCGTATGCACTCCCAGCCGAGCCGCTTTATTAACGGGGCGCTTGCCGGTAAGGAGTGGGATGACCAGCAGAGTTAACCGCGTCCTTTTTCCTGATTCAAAAAATGGATTGCCGGCAGAAGAAATCACGCTAGCAGAACAATTGAAAAAAGCAGGCTATGCAACTGCATGTGTCGGCAAATGGCATCTCGGCAGTAAAGAGCAATATCTGCCCACCAATAATGGATTTGATTATTATTATGGAATTCCCTATAGCAACGATATGGATAATGTAGCCGATTTTCAAGCCATAGGAGGTTATATGAATTTCTGGAAAACAGCAGCCAGAAAAGACATCAATATGTTTCAGGTCCCTTTGATGCGGAATACGGAGATCATCGAGCGACCAGCAAATCAGCATACCATAACCAAACGCTACACCGACGAATCCATAAAATTCATCAACGAGCATAAAGAAAGTCCATTCTTCCTCTATCTGGCCTATAACCTGCCTCACGTACCTTTATTTGCATCCAAGGAATTTGAAGGCACCAGCCCAAGAGGATTGTATGGCGATGTGGTTGAAGAAATAGATTATAACGTCGGCCGGGTGCTTGACACACTTGCTGCGATGGGCCTGGCAGAAAATACCATTGTTGTCTTCACATCGGATAATGGCCCCTGGCTGATTATGAACCAGGAAGGTGGCAGTGCCGGGTTATTGAGAAATGGCAAAGGCTCTACCTGGGAAGGCGGTATGCGTGAACCGTGCATCTTCTGGTCCCCTGGCAACATCAAACCCGGTCTGGTCACCGGTATCGGCACAACCATGGACCTGTTCACCACCTTCAGTACGTTAGCAGGGGTGGCGATTCCCGACGACCGGGTCATTGATGGCATTGATATCAGTGCAACCTTATTTGAAAACGCCCCAAGTCCACGAAATGAAATGTTCTATTACCGGGGAGACTGGCTGTATGCGGTCCGGGTTGGCGATTATAAGGCGCATTTCATTACCCAGGAAGCTTATGAGCCGGAAGTGACCCGGCATGATCCACCACTACTGTATAATGTCAATGTCGATCCATCCGAACAATTTGATATCGCGGCGGATTATCCGGAAGTCATTGAACAAATCAATGAAGTGGTCAAAAAACACAATGAAAAGCTGATCAAGGGGCCGGATATGCTCAAAGAACGGGAAATTGCCGGAACCAATTAA
- a CDS encoding SDR family oxidoreductase: protein MRNLKDKVAIVTGAGQGIGLEICRQLTDAGARVVLNDADEKLTEMAAATLGVPSKGVPGDCSDPAIIAAMIQMAMDSFGRLDVVIANAGITLFGEFLSYTREAFDRVMAVNLAGSFFLAQQAALIMKQQAWGGTILFMSSVTGHQAHQNLTAYGMSKAALEMLAKGLVVELSPYRINVNAIAPGATSTERTLEDPGYERTWSKITPMGRPATVGDIAATALFLVSDEARHITGQTLIVDGGWTSVSPSPYDTGNA, encoded by the coding sequence ATGCGAAATTTAAAGGATAAAGTGGCTATTGTAACCGGTGCAGGTCAGGGCATCGGACTGGAGATATGCCGTCAACTGACGGATGCTGGCGCCAGAGTAGTTTTGAATGATGCCGATGAGAAACTTACTGAAATGGCCGCAGCGACACTGGGAGTTCCCAGCAAAGGGGTTCCCGGTGACTGCAGTGATCCGGCAATTATCGCGGCAATGATCCAAATGGCAATGGATTCATTTGGCCGTCTGGATGTCGTGATCGCCAATGCCGGCATAACTCTATTTGGCGAATTTCTGTCTTATACAAGAGAGGCTTTCGACCGGGTGATGGCTGTAAATCTTGCCGGCTCCTTTTTTCTGGCCCAACAGGCTGCCCTTATCATGAAACAACAAGCCTGGGGTGGAACGATATTGTTTATGTCCTCCGTGACCGGGCACCAGGCTCATCAAAACCTAACGGCCTACGGCATGAGTAAAGCGGCACTGGAAATGCTGGCCAAAGGACTGGTTGTCGAACTTTCTCCTTACCGCATCAACGTAAATGCGATAGCCCCCGGGGCAACCTCCACCGAACGCACACTTGAAGATCCCGGGTATGAGCGAACATGGTCGAAAATCACCCCGATGGGTCGCCCCGCAACCGTTGGTGATATTGCGGCAACAGCACTATTCCTGGTTTCCGATGAAGCCAGACACATTACCGGTCAAACGCTTATCGTCGATGGCGGATGGACCTCCGTGAGTCCCTCACCCTATGACACCGGCAATGCATAG
- a CDS encoding formylglycine-generating enzyme family protein, with product MYKPFIKYLIFSGVILYFSGCSTSDGEKQESAQTTQAPEEIPEGMAFIPGGSFEMGGKSAQASQDEFPRHKVVISPFFMDITEVTNTEFEQFVDATQYVTIAEKDIDWEEMKKQVPEGTPKPPDSVLVAGSLVFKPSDHPVDLNDYTQWWEWTPGANWRHPEGPGSDLKGRMNHPVVHVSWEDATAYAAWAGKRLPTEAEWEWASMGGKDDVKYPWGNEPIEQASDKANFWQGAFPYQNYLLDGYARTAPVKSFPPNGYGLYDMAGNVWEWCQDKYDASIYQSYAEKNQVKDPVGSENYNDPREPWSPNHVVRGGSFLCNESYCSGYRVARRMSSSKDSGFNHTGFRCVQDVE from the coding sequence ATGTACAAACCATTCATTAAATATTTGATTTTCAGTGGTGTGATCCTGTATTTTTCAGGATGCTCCACTTCCGATGGGGAGAAGCAAGAATCAGCACAAACCACCCAGGCACCGGAAGAGATACCTGAAGGAATGGCCTTTATTCCTGGTGGCTCTTTCGAAATGGGTGGTAAATCTGCCCAGGCCTCCCAGGATGAATTCCCAAGACACAAAGTGGTCATTTCACCATTCTTCATGGACATCACGGAAGTGACCAATACCGAATTTGAACAATTCGTTGACGCGACTCAATATGTCACCATCGCGGAAAAAGACATCGACTGGGAAGAAATGAAAAAGCAGGTTCCGGAAGGCACGCCCAAGCCACCGGATTCGGTCCTCGTAGCTGGCAGTTTGGTCTTCAAGCCTTCCGACCATCCGGTAGACCTCAATGATTATACCCAATGGTGGGAATGGACGCCCGGCGCCAACTGGCGTCATCCGGAAGGGCCCGGCAGTGACCTGAAAGGGCGTATGAATCATCCCGTCGTGCACGTGTCCTGGGAAGATGCCACCGCATACGCAGCATGGGCCGGTAAACGATTGCCCACGGAAGCTGAGTGGGAATGGGCATCCATGGGGGGCAAAGATGATGTAAAATATCCCTGGGGCAATGAGCCCATCGAACAAGCCTCTGACAAGGCAAATTTCTGGCAGGGCGCATTCCCTTATCAGAACTACCTACTTGATGGTTATGCCCGTACAGCTCCGGTCAAGTCTTTTCCTCCTAATGGCTACGGCCTTTACGATATGGCAGGAAATGTATGGGAATGGTGTCAGGATAAATACGATGCCAGCATTTACCAGTCCTATGCGGAAAAAAATCAAGTAAAAGATCCGGTAGGTTCTGAAAACTACAATGATCCCCGCGAACCCTGGTCTCCAAACCATGTTGTACGGGGAGGCTCCTTTTTGTGCAATGAAAGTTATTGCAGCGGATACCGCGTGGCCCGTCGCATGAGTTCCAGCAAAGACTCCGGATTTAATCATACCGGATTCAGGTGTGTGCAGGATGTCGAATAA
- a CDS encoding dihydroxy-acid dehydratase has product MDMRSQGWFGRKGKDGFIYRAWMKKSGIPDFEFDGRPVIGICNTWSEYTPCNSHFRELAEFVKRGVLEAGGFPLEFPVMSLGETLIKPTAMLYRNLASMDVEESIRANPMDGVVLLCGCDKTTPSLVMGACSVDLPSIVVSGGPMLTGRYKGKSISTSDIWRFSEANRSGLMDDHEMRTAEAGMCRSDGHCAVMGTASTMACMVESLGLSLPGNAAIPAPDAARKVIAQRSGQAIVQMVRENRKLSDVLTREAFENAIMVNAAICGSTNFVIHLLAIAGRIGVDLTIDDFDRFSKGIPLLANLQPSGEYFMEDFYYAGGLPAIMKELLPKLHRECITVNGSTVEDNVSQAPCYDTTVISGMEEPFNELAGVMILKGNLSLEGAVIKPSAATKSLLVHTGKAVVFEDIDDYKHRIDDPELDVDENSILVLKNVGPKGYPGMPEVGNMGLPAKLLAKGVKDMVRISDGRMSGTGFGTVVLHVAPESADGGTLGIVKDGDEITLDIHQRLLHLHLSDKEIADRQAMKAALPPITDRGYVQLYINHVQGAHLGADLDFLRGGSGSQVTKDSH; this is encoded by the coding sequence TTGGACATGAGAAGTCAAGGATGGTTTGGCCGTAAGGGTAAAGATGGGTTCATTTATCGGGCCTGGATGAAGAAGAGTGGTATCCCTGATTTTGAATTTGATGGGCGACCAGTAATTGGAATCTGTAATACCTGGTCCGAATACACACCCTGCAATTCACACTTTCGTGAGCTCGCAGAATTCGTTAAACGGGGTGTGCTTGAAGCCGGAGGATTTCCTTTGGAATTTCCGGTGATGTCCCTCGGCGAGACGCTGATCAAACCCACAGCCATGCTTTACCGGAATCTTGCATCCATGGATGTCGAAGAAAGTATCCGAGCGAACCCTATGGACGGCGTCGTCCTTTTATGCGGATGTGACAAAACAACTCCTTCTCTGGTGATGGGTGCCTGCAGCGTTGACCTGCCCAGCATCGTCGTATCGGGTGGACCTATGCTTACCGGACGATACAAAGGTAAAAGCATCAGCACCTCTGATATCTGGAGATTCAGCGAAGCGAACCGGTCAGGGCTGATGGACGACCATGAGATGCGTACCGCCGAGGCGGGTATGTGTCGCAGTGACGGGCATTGTGCCGTGATGGGAACGGCATCCACCATGGCGTGCATGGTGGAGTCCCTGGGTCTGTCATTACCCGGAAATGCAGCCATTCCTGCACCGGATGCAGCCCGTAAAGTAATCGCTCAACGATCCGGCCAGGCCATCGTTCAGATGGTTCGGGAAAATCGTAAGTTATCCGACGTACTCACACGGGAGGCTTTTGAAAATGCCATCATGGTCAATGCGGCTATCTGTGGTTCAACCAATTTTGTGATCCATTTACTGGCAATAGCCGGTCGCATTGGTGTTGACCTGACGATAGATGATTTTGACCGGTTCTCCAAAGGGATTCCCTTATTGGCCAATTTGCAGCCATCCGGTGAATATTTTATGGAGGACTTTTATTACGCAGGCGGTTTGCCGGCGATCATGAAAGAATTGTTACCCAAGCTTCACCGTGAATGTATTACGGTCAACGGCAGCACGGTCGAGGACAATGTGAGCCAGGCGCCCTGCTACGACACCACCGTCATATCCGGAATGGAAGAGCCCTTCAATGAACTAGCCGGCGTAATGATCCTGAAAGGAAACCTCTCCTTGGAAGGTGCCGTGATCAAACCTTCGGCAGCAACGAAATCCCTCCTGGTCCATACGGGGAAAGCAGTCGTGTTCGAAGACATCGATGACTACAAACATCGCATTGACGATCCGGAACTTGATGTGGATGAAAACAGCATCCTGGTCTTAAAAAATGTCGGGCCGAAAGGATATCCCGGGATGCCCGAAGTAGGAAATATGGGACTACCAGCTAAATTATTGGCAAAGGGTGTGAAAGATATGGTCCGCATTTCCGATGGACGCATGAGTGGTACCGGGTTCGGGACGGTTGTCCTGCACGTCGCTCCGGAATCGGCTGACGGTGGCACTTTAGGTATTGTTAAAGATGGTGACGAGATAACCCTGGACATTCATCAGCGGTTATTGCACCTCCATTTATCGGACAAGGAAATCGCTGACCGCCAGGCTATGAAAGCTGCTTTGCCGCCCATCACCGATCGCGGCTATGTTCAGCTGTACATCAATCATGTGCAGGGAGCCCACCTGGGAGCAGATCTTGACTTTCTCAGAGGCGGGTCCGGAAGTCAGGTAACCAAGGATTCCCACTAA
- a CDS encoding SMP-30/gluconolactonase/LRE family protein yields the protein MHRAIQPVTSHRSELGEGPLWSPDNQSILWLDIIKGIIHEYYPESGTYRNLEAGEMIGAIAWCANGKLIAALQSGFAFIDRENGKIQRITDPESHLTNNRFNDGKCDPAGRFWAGTMHLEERPHAGNLYRMDPDLSVHLMIPKVSVSNGLAWHADGRKFYYIDSPTRLVKAFDFNPETGDLSNPKDIIHFRETEGFPDGMTIDAENKLWIAHWGGWQVSRWDPETGKKLLQIDLPVEKVTSCVFGGAELKDLYVTTASIGLKDSELNHQPFAGHLFVWPNCGFQGRAASVFRPEFSKQSS from the coding sequence ATGCATAGAGCAATTCAACCGGTAACATCCCATCGATCGGAACTGGGAGAGGGCCCGCTGTGGTCGCCTGACAATCAATCCATCCTCTGGTTGGACATCATCAAGGGAATCATTCACGAATACTATCCAGAATCCGGAACGTACCGGAATCTTGAAGCAGGTGAAATGATTGGCGCCATTGCATGGTGTGCTAACGGAAAACTTATTGCCGCACTTCAGTCCGGATTTGCATTCATAGACAGGGAAAATGGAAAGATTCAACGTATCACCGATCCGGAATCCCATTTGACCAATAACCGGTTTAACGATGGAAAGTGTGATCCTGCCGGGCGATTCTGGGCAGGGACCATGCACCTGGAGGAAAGGCCGCACGCAGGAAATCTATACCGGATGGATCCGGACCTGTCAGTACACTTAATGATACCAAAAGTCTCCGTCTCCAACGGCCTGGCCTGGCATGCCGATGGCCGGAAATTCTATTATATCGACTCTCCTACCCGACTGGTGAAGGCCTTTGATTTTAATCCGGAAACCGGTGACCTGTCCAATCCAAAGGATATCATTCATTTCCGGGAAACCGAAGGTTTTCCCGACGGCATGACCATCGATGCGGAAAACAAACTATGGATAGCACATTGGGGCGGATGGCAGGTGAGCCGCTGGGATCCGGAAACGGGTAAAAAACTCCTTCAAATAGATCTCCCGGTGGAAAAGGTAACATCATGTGTATTTGGGGGAGCTGAATTAAAGGATCTTTACGTCACCACCGCCAGCATTGGGCTTAAGGACAGTGAATTAAATCATCAACCATTTGCCGGTCATTTGTTTGTCTGGCCAAACTGTGGTTTTCAGGGTCGCGCGGCTTCTGTCTTTCGACCCGAATTCAGCAAACAAAGTAGTTAA